A stretch of Mustela nigripes isolate SB6536 chromosome 6, MUSNIG.SB6536, whole genome shotgun sequence DNA encodes these proteins:
- the KCNA6 gene encoding potassium voltage-gated channel subfamily A member 6 codes for MRSEKSLTLAAPGEVRGPEGEQQDAGDFPEAGGGGGCCSSERLVINISGLRFETQLRTLSLFPDTLLGDPGRRVRFFDPLRNEYFFDRNRPSFDAILYYYQSGGRLRRPVNVPLDIFLEEIRFYQLGDEALAAFREDEGCLPEGGEDEKPLPSQPFQRQVWLLFEYPESSGPARGIAIVSVLVILISIVIFCLETLPQFRADGRGGSNGVSRDSPISRGSQEEDEDEDDSYTFHPGIPPGGMVAGGSSSLSTLGGSFFTDPFFLVETLCIVWFTFELLVRFSACPSKPAFFRNIMNIIDLVAIFPYFITLGTELVQQQEQQSASGGGGQNGQQAMSLAILRVIRLVRVFRIFKLSRHSKGLQILGKTLQASMRELGLLIFFLFIGVILFSSAVYFAEADDDDSLFPSIPDAFWWAVVTMTTVGYGDMYPMTVGGKIVGSLCAIAGVLTIALPVPVIVSNFNYFYHRETEQEEQGQYTHVTCGQPTPDLKAADSGLGKPEFSETTRERRPSYLPPPHRAYAEKRMLTEV; via the coding sequence ATGAGGTCGGAGAAATCCCTGACGCTGGCGGCGCCGGGGGAGGTCCGTGGGCCAGAGGGGGAGCAACAGGATGCGGGAGATTTCCCGgaggccggcgggggcgggggctgctgTAGTAGCGAGCGCCTGGTGATCAATATCTCCGGGCTGCGCTTCGAGACGCAACTGCGCACCCTGTCGCTGTTTCCCGACACGCTGCTGGGAGACCCTGGTCGCAGAGTCCGCTTCTTCGACCCCCTGAGGAATGAGTACTTCTTCGACCGCAACCGGCCCAGCTTCGACGCCATTCTCTACTACTACCAGTCTGGGGGCCGCCTGCGGAGGCCGGTCAACGTGCCCCTGGACATCTTCCTAGAGGAGATCCGCTTCTACCAGCTGGGGGATGAGGCCCTGGCGGCCTTCCGGGAGGACGAGGGCTGCCTGCCCGAAGGTGGCGAGGACGAGAAGCCACTGCCCTCCCAGCCCTTTCAGCGCCAGGTCTGGCTTCTCTTCGAGTACCCTGAGAGCTCAGGCCCGGCCAGGGGCATCGCCATCGTCTCCGTGTTGGTCATTCTTATCTCCATCGTCATCTTTTGCTTGGAGACCTTGCCCCAGTTCCGTGCAGATGGTCGAGGTGGAAGCAATGGTGTGAGCAGAGACTCCCCAATTTCCAGGGGTAGTCAAGAGGAAGACGAGGATGAAGATGATTCCTATACCTTTCATCCTGGCATACCCCCAGGGGGCATGGTGGCAGGGGGCTCCTCCTCACTAAGTACTCTTGGGGGCTCCTTCTTTACTGACCCGTTCTTTCTGGTGGAGACCCTGTGTATAGTTTGGTTCACTTTTGAGCTCCTGGTTCGCTTTTCTGCCTGTCCCAGCAAGCCAGCCTTCTTCCGCAACATCATGAACATCATTGACTTGGTGGCCATCTTCCCCTACTTCATCACCCTGGGCACTGAGCTGgtgcagcagcaggagcagcagtcAGCCAGTGGAGGGGGCGGCCAGAATGGGCAGCAGGCCATGTCCCTGGCCATCCTCAGAGTGATCCGCCTGGTCCGGGTGTTCCGCATCTTCAAGCTGTCCCGCCACTCCAAGGGGCTGCAGATCCTGGGCAAGACCTTGCAGGCCTCCATGCGGGAGCTGGGGCtgctcatcttcttcctcttcatcggAGTCATCCTCTTCTCCAGTGCCGTCTACTTCGCAGAGGCTGATGATGATGATTCACTCTTTCCCAGCATCCCAGATGCCTTCTGGTGGGCAGTGGTTACAATGACCACGGTAGGTTATGGAGACATGTACCCCATGACGGTGGGGGGCAAGATCGTGGGCTCGCTGTGTGCCATCGCTGGGGTCCTCACCATCGCCCTGCCTGTGCCCGTCATTGTCTCCAACTTCAACTACTTCTACCAcagggagacagagcaggaggagcAAGGCCAGTATACCCATGTCACTTGTGGGCAGCCTACACCAGACCTGAAGGCAGCCGACAGTGGACTTGGCAAGCCTGAATTCTCCGAGACCACTCGGGAACGGAGACCCAGTTACCTTCCCCCTCCACATCGGGCATATGCAGAGAAAAGGATGCTCACTGAGGTCTGA